A window of Christiangramia forsetii KT0803 contains these coding sequences:
- a CDS encoding YihY/virulence factor BrkB family protein, with translation MFNSLKIFLKLLKNTYISWDKNEPYARSATIAYYALFSLPSLLIIVVSIAGYFYGREAVQGRITGQIVDFIGLDAATAIENMIESAALSQDSILAVAFGFAMLIFGATGVFFQLKVAMNNIWNVAARKTNFFKMVVDRMISLGMIFVIGLLLLITLVVSTLLQIIADEVGELFPNITESAVDISNSVLSFLFITTLFALIFKLLPDIRIKLKTTYTGAALTAILFLIGKFLISFYFGQSEPASVYGAASSVVLILLWVYYTCLILFFGAEFTVQYALVKKEKVEPNRYGEPAIYQEMKKLEQRRVQLKEEKYIVDRLKSYLDIEDEKAKENDSSET, from the coding sequence ATGTTCAACTCGCTCAAAATTTTTCTAAAGCTTCTTAAAAACACTTATATAAGTTGGGATAAGAATGAACCCTATGCCCGTAGTGCCACTATTGCTTACTACGCATTGTTCTCTCTACCCTCATTATTAATTATCGTAGTAAGTATTGCAGGTTACTTTTACGGAAGAGAAGCTGTGCAAGGAAGAATTACAGGGCAAATAGTAGATTTTATTGGTTTAGATGCTGCTACTGCAATCGAAAATATGATCGAGAGTGCAGCTTTGTCCCAGGATTCTATCCTGGCTGTTGCGTTCGGATTCGCGATGCTGATCTTTGGTGCCACCGGAGTTTTTTTTCAGCTGAAAGTAGCGATGAACAATATCTGGAATGTTGCTGCGAGGAAAACAAACTTTTTTAAGATGGTGGTAGACCGTATGATCTCCTTAGGGATGATCTTCGTTATAGGGCTACTTCTTCTTATCACCCTGGTGGTTTCAACGTTATTGCAAATAATTGCTGATGAAGTAGGAGAATTATTTCCTAACATTACCGAATCGGCTGTAGATATCTCTAATTCTGTCCTGTCATTTTTATTTATCACTACACTTTTTGCCCTGATATTTAAATTACTTCCAGATATTAGAATTAAACTTAAGACAACTTATACCGGTGCAGCTCTAACGGCGATATTATTTCTCATAGGTAAGTTCCTGATTAGTTTTTACTTTGGACAAAGTGAACCTGCTTCGGTCTATGGAGCAGCTTCTTCTGTGGTTTTAATTTTGTTATGGGTGTATTACACCTGTTTAATTCTCTTTTTTGGTGCAGAATTTACTGTGCAATATGCCCTGGTGAAGAAAGAAAAGGTAGAACCAAATCGCTATGGAGAGCCGGCAATTTATCAGGAAATGAAAAAACTGGAGCAAAGGCGTGTTCAGTTAAAAGAAGAAAAATATATTGTAGATCGTTTAAAATCTTATCTGGATATTGAAGATGAAAAAGCTAAAGAAAACGATTCTTCAGAGACTTAA
- a CDS encoding type 1 glutamine amidotransferase domain-containing protein, translated as MEKRIAILATHGFEESELASPKEAMEKEGFKVEIVSLEKGKIKSWDKDNWGKEYNVDKTLDEVSAKDYNALVLPGGVINPDKLRREESALIFVRDFFKQSKPVAAICHAAWTLISADVVEGRTMTSFNSIKKDLENAGALWVDEEVVVDEALVTSRNPDDLPAFNAKVIEEIKEGKHDLQHA; from the coding sequence ATGGAAAAGAGAATTGCAATTTTGGCCACTCATGGATTTGAAGAAAGCGAGCTGGCATCTCCAAAAGAAGCAATGGAGAAAGAAGGATTTAAAGTAGAAATAGTAAGCCTTGAAAAAGGAAAAATTAAATCCTGGGATAAAGATAACTGGGGAAAAGAATATAATGTTGATAAAACATTGGACGAGGTTTCTGCTAAAGATTATAATGCCCTGGTACTACCGGGAGGAGTTATTAATCCAGACAAACTTCGTAGAGAAGAAAGTGCTTTAATTTTTGTTAGAGACTTTTTTAAACAAAGTAAGCCGGTAGCAGCTATATGTCATGCTGCCTGGACATTAATTAGTGCAGACGTTGTGGAAGGTAGAACCATGACTTCTTTTAATTCTATTAAAAAAGACCTGGAAAATGCAGGTGCTCTTTGGGTAGATGAAGAAGTTGTTGTAGATGAAGCATTGGTTACCAGTAGAAATCCAGATGATCTTCCTGCTTTCAATGCGAAAGTTATTGAAGAGATCAAAGAAGGTAAGCATGATCTGCAACACGCTTAA
- the aroB gene encoding 3-dehydroquinate synthase produces the protein MNDLQASLNSVFYAENGYYKLNDFLKKYDPSRVFILVDNNTHEHCLSKFLQKIKNEIQTEVIEIEAGEEFKHLQTCEGVWNALSELEADRKSLVINLGGGVVTDLGGFVASTFKRGIKFINIPTTLLSMVDASVGGKTGVDLGNLKNQIGVINQPEMVLIDATYLTTLSSQEMRSGLAEILKHGLIADESYWKKVSNLKELDYSDLDKIIEESVSIKGAIVDKDPFEQNLRKTLNYGHTLGHAIESYCLTHPEKKKLLHGEAIAAGMILETYLSVQLKDFPNEKLQQITEVIKSMYGIEEFSNDDIKQIKELMKFDKKNERGNINFVLLEDIGKPVYDVLVPDELIQKAFDFYLNY, from the coding sequence ATGAATGATTTACAGGCATCTTTGAATTCTGTTTTTTACGCTGAAAACGGATATTACAAATTAAATGATTTTTTAAAAAAATATGACCCATCCAGGGTTTTCATCCTGGTGGATAATAACACACATGAACACTGTCTTTCAAAATTCCTTCAGAAGATCAAAAATGAAATACAAACTGAAGTTATTGAGATTGAAGCTGGAGAAGAATTTAAGCATCTTCAAACTTGTGAAGGTGTCTGGAATGCACTTTCTGAACTGGAAGCCGATAGAAAGAGTCTTGTTATTAATCTTGGCGGCGGCGTAGTTACAGATCTGGGAGGATTTGTTGCCTCTACTTTTAAACGCGGAATAAAATTCATCAATATTCCTACTACCTTACTTTCTATGGTAGATGCTTCTGTTGGCGGAAAAACAGGAGTCGACTTAGGAAACCTTAAGAATCAAATTGGAGTAATTAATCAACCTGAAATGGTGCTCATTGATGCTACTTATCTCACCACACTTTCCTCTCAGGAAATGAGAAGTGGTCTTGCAGAGATTTTAAAGCATGGATTAATTGCTGACGAATCTTACTGGAAGAAAGTTTCTAATCTTAAAGAATTAGATTATTCAGATCTTGATAAGATAATTGAAGAATCGGTTAGTATTAAAGGTGCTATTGTTGATAAGGATCCTTTTGAGCAAAATCTACGTAAAACATTAAATTACGGTCATACCCTGGGGCATGCCATAGAATCGTATTGTCTTACGCATCCAGAAAAGAAAAAACTATTACATGGGGAGGCTATAGCAGCCGGGATGATCCTGGAAACTTATTTATCTGTTCAATTAAAAGATTTTCCGAACGAAAAACTTCAACAAATAACCGAAGTGATAAAAAGTATGTATGGAATTGAAGAATTTTCAAATGATGATATTAAGCAGATTAAAGAGCTTATGAAATTTGATAAAAAAAATGAAAGGGGAAATATTAATTTTGTGCTACTGGAAGATATCGGAAAACCCGTTTATGATGTCCTTGTACCAGATGAACTTATCCAAAAAGCATTTGATTTTTATTTAAATTACTGA
- a CDS encoding proline dehydrogenase family protein, whose product MINKKIFNNTKSAFKLKSNTELDRAIFLFSMMNRPTLVKAGSALTKFSLKLHLPVETLIKKTIFEQFCGGVTEEDCKPVTNEMYDENLHSILDYSVEGKKTEEEFDAAMEKKLSLIEYANGKKEISFAMFKPTGIGRFEIWEKVSEKLSLSDDEKEEWKRVKKRVDTLCSKAHELKVRLYADGEETWMQTAADDLMEEMMRKYNKEEVLIFNTLQCYRWDRLDYLKGLHEKAEKEGFKIGAKIVRGAYMEKENARAKKLGYASPICESKEATDVNFNSTLSYCLKNLDDISVFIGTHNEVSSYLALQIIEDKGLSLDDKRIWFSQLYGMSDHISYNLAKKGYNAVKLVPFGPVRDVVPYLLRRAQENTSVKGQTGRELSLLREERKRRKGDESTKSHRE is encoded by the coding sequence ATGATAAATAAAAAGATATTCAATAATACTAAGTCGGCTTTTAAATTAAAGTCTAATACAGAACTTGATAGAGCGATATTTTTGTTCAGTATGATGAATAGGCCAACTCTGGTTAAAGCAGGTTCTGCATTAACTAAGTTTTCCTTGAAACTACATTTGCCCGTAGAAACTCTGATTAAAAAAACCATTTTTGAGCAGTTTTGTGGCGGAGTTACAGAAGAAGACTGTAAGCCGGTTACCAATGAGATGTATGATGAGAACCTTCATAGTATTCTGGATTATTCTGTAGAAGGCAAGAAGACTGAGGAGGAGTTTGACGCGGCGATGGAGAAAAAGCTTAGCCTTATTGAATATGCTAACGGAAAAAAAGAAATATCGTTTGCTATGTTTAAACCTACAGGTATAGGTAGGTTTGAGATCTGGGAAAAAGTAAGTGAAAAGCTTAGTCTTTCTGACGATGAAAAAGAAGAATGGAAAAGAGTTAAGAAAAGAGTTGATACTCTTTGTAGCAAAGCTCACGAATTAAAAGTAAGGTTATATGCTGATGGGGAGGAAACCTGGATGCAAACAGCCGCAGATGATTTGATGGAGGAGATGATGCGAAAATATAATAAAGAAGAAGTTCTTATTTTCAATACTCTCCAGTGTTATCGCTGGGATCGATTAGATTATTTAAAAGGTCTCCACGAAAAGGCTGAAAAGGAAGGTTTTAAGATAGGAGCTAAAATAGTTCGTGGTGCCTATATGGAAAAAGAGAATGCAAGGGCTAAGAAGTTAGGTTATGCTTCTCCCATCTGTGAAAGCAAAGAGGCAACAGATGTAAACTTTAATAGTACCCTGTCTTACTGTTTAAAGAACTTAGATGATATTTCAGTATTTATCGGTACCCATAACGAGGTAAGCAGTTATTTAGCTCTTCAGATCATAGAAGATAAAGGACTTTCTCTGGATGATAAAAGGATATGGTTTAGTCAGTTATACGGCATGAGTGATCATATTAGTTATAATCTTGCTAAGAAAGGGTACAACGCCGTAAAACTAGTTCCTTTTGGACCTGTAAGAGACGTAGTGCCATATCTTTTGCGTCGTGCACAGGAAAATACTTCAGTAAAAGGACAAACGGGTAGAGAACTTTCTTTATTACGAGAAGAAAGAAAAAGGCGTAAGGGAGACGAATCTACTAAAAGCCATAGAGAATAA
- a CDS encoding 1-acyl-sn-glycerol-3-phosphate acyltransferase: MHWLAKLVFFKILGWKLENNFNPEIKKCVVIVAPHTSSYDFLIGILVRKIMRTKINFVGKKELFKPPLGWYFRAVGGSPIDRTGKLKKVDAIAKIFQEKEIFRLAMSPEGTREKTEQWKTGFYYIAIKAEVPIIRVSFDYGVKKVKISEPYWPTGDFQKDYTEIFSYYDGVEGKIRENF; this comes from the coding sequence ATGCACTGGCTGGCAAAGCTTGTTTTTTTTAAGATTTTAGGATGGAAATTAGAAAACAATTTCAATCCTGAAATAAAGAAATGTGTTGTTATCGTTGCTCCACATACCAGTTCCTACGATTTTCTTATTGGAATTCTGGTTAGGAAAATAATGAGAACTAAAATTAATTTTGTTGGAAAGAAGGAACTTTTCAAGCCTCCACTCGGTTGGTATTTTAGAGCGGTGGGTGGTTCACCGATAGATAGAACGGGAAAGTTGAAAAAAGTAGATGCCATTGCAAAAATATTTCAGGAAAAAGAAATATTTAGATTAGCCATGTCCCCGGAAGGAACTAGAGAAAAAACGGAACAGTGGAAAACGGGTTTTTATTATATAGCGATAAAAGCTGAAGTTCCAATAATCCGGGTTTCTTTTGACTATGGAGTTAAAAAAGTGAAAATCTCCGAGCCTTATTGGCCTACCGGAGATTTTCAAAAAGATTATACTGAAATTTTCAGTTATTATGATGGAGTGGAAGGTAAAATTCGTGAAAACTTCTAA
- a CDS encoding YebC/PmpR family DNA-binding transcriptional regulator, giving the protein MGRAFEFRKARKMKRWSAMSKAFTRIGKDIVMAVKEGGPDPDTNAKLRAVIQNAKSVNMPKDNVERAIKRASDKSQGDYKIVLFEGYAPHGIAVLVETATDNNNRTVANIRSHFNKCDGNLGTSGSVEFMFDHTCNFRIPSEGLDPEEMELELIDFGAEEVFEDEEGIHIYAPFEYFGAIQKELENREIEIVSSGFERIPQVTKSLNEEQTAEVEKLLEKLEEDDDVQNVYHTMETSEETED; this is encoded by the coding sequence ATGGGAAGAGCATTTGAATTCCGAAAAGCACGAAAAATGAAACGTTGGTCTGCAATGTCCAAAGCATTTACCAGGATTGGTAAGGATATAGTGATGGCTGTAAAAGAAGGTGGCCCAGATCCAGATACCAACGCTAAATTACGAGCGGTAATTCAAAATGCGAAGAGTGTTAACATGCCTAAAGACAATGTTGAACGTGCCATAAAACGTGCTTCAGACAAATCTCAGGGCGATTACAAAATTGTTCTTTTTGAAGGCTATGCACCTCACGGGATCGCTGTTTTAGTTGAAACTGCTACAGATAATAATAACCGAACCGTTGCTAATATTCGGTCCCATTTTAATAAGTGTGACGGAAACCTTGGAACCTCAGGTTCTGTAGAATTCATGTTTGATCATACCTGTAATTTCAGGATTCCTTCAGAAGGACTGGATCCGGAAGAAATGGAGCTGGAGTTGATAGACTTTGGCGCTGAAGAAGTTTTTGAAGATGAAGAAGGCATTCATATTTATGCCCCATTTGAATATTTTGGAGCGATACAAAAAGAACTTGAAAATCGTGAGATTGAGATCGTTTCTTCAGGCTTTGAAAGAATTCCCCAGGTAACAAAAAGTTTGAATGAAGAGCAAACCGCAGAGGTTGAAAAATTACTAGAAAAACTGGAAGAAGATGATGACGTTCAAAACGTTTATCATACCATGGAAACTTCAGAAGAAACCGAAGATTAA
- a CDS encoding 4a-hydroxytetrahydrobiopterin dehydratase: MNKLSEEEIQDKLKKFDGWTYAKKSIHTSFQFENFKEAFTVMTRIAFEAEAQQHHPNWGNVFNELEISLSTHDADGVTEKDFKLARAIEDIVESTN, from the coding sequence ATGAATAAATTAAGTGAGGAAGAGATTCAGGATAAACTAAAAAAGTTTGATGGTTGGACGTATGCCAAAAAATCAATTCATACTTCATTTCAATTTGAGAACTTCAAAGAAGCATTTACAGTAATGACACGCATTGCTTTTGAAGCGGAAGCACAACAACATCACCCAAATTGGGGAAATGTCTTTAACGAGCTGGAGATCTCACTTTCCACTCATGATGCCGATGGTGTTACTGAAAAAGATTTTAAATTGGCAAGAGCCATTGAAGATATAGTTGAGTCTACGAATTAA
- a CDS encoding sugar nucleotide-binding protein, whose product MKRILILGASGFIGNALYKELCSYFDTHGTYHTENDFFSENHQFHHFDMETENIDILLENLRPDVIISSLRGDFDSQISVHFSIINHILKYDSRLIFISSANVFDAFTNFPSYEYDKTLSQSIYGRFKIKIENALLRLPNHNYNIVRLPMVFGNASPRIKQMKTILDLGEPLEVFPNVVINATEILKVTQQIHYIINRNKQGVFHLGSTDLTHQKDFIEELCEALGYDNPLFKNVYDSNYDRFLAVLPKDNKLPANLKVNIHHVIEASTKR is encoded by the coding sequence TTGAAACGAATACTCATATTAGGAGCTAGCGGATTTATAGGCAACGCCTTGTATAAAGAGCTATGCTCCTATTTTGATACCCATGGAACCTACCATACTGAAAATGACTTTTTCAGCGAGAATCATCAGTTTCACCATTTTGATATGGAAACTGAGAATATCGACATTCTACTTGAAAACCTTCGTCCAGATGTGATCATTTCCTCCTTAAGAGGTGATTTTGACTCACAAATCTCAGTACATTTTTCAATAATTAATCATATTCTGAAGTATGACAGCAGGTTGATCTTTATAAGTTCTGCCAATGTTTTTGACGCTTTTACGAACTTTCCGTCTTATGAGTATGACAAGACTTTGAGTCAGAGTATATACGGCCGCTTTAAGATAAAGATTGAAAACGCGCTGCTAAGATTGCCTAATCATAATTATAATATCGTAAGACTACCAATGGTTTTTGGTAATGCATCTCCCAGAATAAAACAGATGAAAACCATTTTAGATCTGGGAGAACCCCTGGAAGTTTTTCCTAATGTGGTTATTAATGCAACAGAAATACTAAAAGTAACCCAGCAAATACATTATATCATAAATAGAAACAAGCAGGGTGTTTTCCATTTAGGAAGTACAGATCTTACACATCAAAAAGATTTTATCGAAGAGCTTTGCGAAGCTTTAGGTTATGATAATCCGCTTTTTAAGAATGTGTATGATTCCAATTATGATAGATTTCTGGCAGTTTTGCCAAAAGACAACAAATTACCGGCAAATCTAAAGGTAAATATCCATCATGTCATTGAAGCCTCTACAAAACGATAG
- the gcvT gene encoding glycine cleavage system aminomethyltransferase GcvT, translating into MKEIALSEKHRELNAKMVPFAGYNMPVSYEGVNIEHETVRKKLGVFDVSHMGEFLISGENALKLIQKISSNDASKLVDGKAQYSCMPNHEGGIVDDLIIYRIDAEKYLLVVNASNIEKDWNWIAQHNTMDATVRDMSDEMSLLAIQGPKAAEAMQSITDVDLENMKFYTFQVDKFADVEKVIISATGYTGSGGFEIYFRNEDAAQVWNAVMEAGKEYGIKPIGLAARDTLRLEMGYSLYGNDINDTTSPIEAGLGWITKFSKDFINSEELKAQKENGPERKLVAFEMDERGIPRQGYDIVDENGKKIGEVTSGTMSPSLEKGIGLGYVPAELAGIGNKISIQIRKKVVSATQVKLPFYKG; encoded by the coding sequence ATGAAAGAAATAGCCCTGTCTGAAAAGCATAGAGAATTGAACGCCAAAATGGTCCCTTTTGCCGGTTATAACATGCCTGTATCTTACGAAGGAGTAAATATTGAGCATGAAACTGTTAGAAAAAAATTGGGAGTCTTTGACGTTTCTCATATGGGTGAATTTCTAATTTCTGGAGAAAATGCCCTGAAATTAATTCAGAAAATAAGTTCAAATGATGCTTCAAAACTTGTAGACGGGAAAGCTCAATATTCATGCATGCCCAATCATGAGGGTGGAATTGTGGACGATCTTATTATATATAGAATTGATGCTGAAAAATACTTATTGGTGGTAAATGCTTCCAATATAGAAAAAGACTGGAATTGGATCGCACAGCATAATACCATGGATGCAACGGTACGCGATATGAGTGATGAAATGTCACTACTTGCGATTCAGGGACCAAAAGCAGCAGAAGCGATGCAATCTATCACTGATGTTGACCTCGAGAATATGAAGTTCTACACTTTCCAGGTGGATAAATTTGCTGATGTGGAAAAAGTAATCATTTCGGCAACAGGTTATACCGGAAGTGGTGGCTTTGAAATCTATTTCAGAAATGAAGATGCTGCACAGGTTTGGAATGCTGTAATGGAAGCAGGTAAAGAATATGGAATCAAACCAATTGGTTTGGCGGCGAGAGATACACTTCGACTGGAAATGGGTTACTCCCTTTATGGAAATGATATTAATGATACCACTTCTCCTATCGAAGCTGGTTTAGGCTGGATCACGAAATTTTCAAAAGATTTCATCAATAGCGAAGAACTTAAAGCACAGAAAGAGAATGGTCCGGAACGTAAGCTTGTGGCTTTTGAAATGGATGAAAGAGGCATTCCTCGCCAGGGATATGATATTGTTGACGAAAATGGTAAGAAAATTGGAGAAGTAACTTCGGGCACCATGTCTCCATCCCTAGAAAAAGGTATAGGTTTAGGATATGTACCGGCTGAGCTTGCAGGTATTGGAAATAAAATTTCAATCCAGATTCGCAAAAAAGTTGTTTCTGCAACTCAGGTGAAATTGCCCTTTTATAAAGGTTAA